TCTGGGTGGTCGACGGCGTGGTGGTCGACAATGGCGGCATCGGTTTCCTCAATCAGAACGATATAGAATCCATCCAGGTGTTGAAAGACGCGGCTTCGCAGGCGATTTACGGTGCGCGCGCCGCGGCCGGGGTGATCCTCATCACCACCAAGAAAGGCCGCGCAGGAAAGCTGCAGATCGGGTATAATGGCTATTACGGCGTGTCGCAGCCGGCCCGCAAGCTCAAGCTCATGGATGCGCGCGCATATGCGACCATGATCAACGAAGCAAACGTAAACGACGGGGATCAGCCGGTGTACAGCGATCCCGCGGCTTTGGGCAAAGGGACCGACTGGCAGTCGACCATCTTCAACAACAGCGCTGTACGCCAGAATCATGAACTGAGCATCAGCGGCGGCAGTGAGAAGTCCACTTTCTACACCTCTTTCGGTTTCCTCAACCAGGAGGGCATCGTGGCCAGCGATATCTCTAATTACAAACGTTTCAACGCGCGGATCAACTCGACGTATAAAATTACACCCTGGCTGACGTTCGGTGAAAACATCGGGTATTCGTACGATAAATCCGTGGGCCTGGGCAATACCAACTCCGAGTTCGGCGGCCCCCTCAGCTCCGCGATCAACCTCGATCCCATCACGCCCGTCGTGGAAACGGATCCCGCCAAAGCCAATGCCAGCCCGTATGACAAACCCACGGTGCGCCGCAACGCGCTGGGGCAGCCTTACGGCATCTCCCAGATCGTGACCCAGGAAATGACCAACCCGCTGGCGTACATTTCCACGCGCCTCGGCAACTACAACTGGAGCCACAACATCGTAGGTAACGTTTACCTGGAAGCTGAACCGGTAAAAGGCCTGAAAGCGCGCTCTTCCGTTGGTTCCAAGCTGGCGTTCTACGGTCATGAGGCGTTTACGCCCAAGTTCCTGCTGAACTCCTCCACGGAACAAACGATCGCGATTTTCAACCGCGGCATCAATAACATTTTCTTCTGGAACATCGAAAACACGCTTTCATACACCCGCGAGCTAAACCTCCACACCGCTACCGTGCTGGTAGGGCAGGGCGCCTACAAGGAAGGCGGCGCACGGAGCACGGAGATTTTCTTCGACGACGTGCCGGCGCTCACTTTCGATGAAGCTTCCTTCAACTACAAAGTAGCCAAGGAAAAGCGCAGGGCCGAAGGCGGGGAGGGGATAGATCACCTTGTGTCGTCGCTCTTCGCGCGGGTGAACTATAACTATGATGAAAAGTACCTGGTGGAAGGTATCATCCGCCGCGACGGCTCCTCCCGCTTCGGCGCCAACAAGAAATACGGCGTTTTCCCTTCCTTCTCGCTCGGATGGGTGCCCAGCCGCGAAAACTTCTGGCCGCAGAACAACGTGGTGGACCTGCTCAAGATCCGCGGCGGATACGGCGTGGTAGGGAGTGATGCCATCGATGATTTTGCGTATCTGCCCACCATCGGCAGCGGCCGCGATTACACCATCGGCGGCACCATCGCCGAAGGCTCCAGCCCCAACGCACCGGCCAACCCCGACCTGAAGTGGGAAGAAACCCATCAAACCAACATCGGTTTCGAAGCCTATCTCTTCAAAAGGCTAAACGTGCAGTTCGACTGGTTCAAAAAGAATACGAAAGATATCCTCATGAGCAGGCGCCTGCCCTGGTACGTGGGTTCTGTAAGCGATCCGGCGGCCAATATCGGGGGCATGGAAAACGCGGGCGTGGAACTGGAGTTGTCGTATAACCAGGAATTCGGGGATTTCAACTTCAACCTGGGCGGCAACGTGAGCTACATGAAGAACAAGGTGACTTACCTTGGCGAAAACCGCCAGTTCCTGTACCTCGGCTCCGCATCGTTCCAGAATATGGGCAATATCACCCGGGCCGAAATCGGCCGTCCGTTTAACGCATTTTACATGTTCGAGCACCTGGGTATTTTCCAGAACCAGGCGGAGATCGATGCATATGTGAATAAGAACGGGGGGAAGATCCAGCCGAATGCGAAACCGGGCGATTTCAAATGGAAAGATATCAACGGCGACGGACAGATCAATGACGACGACCGCGATTACATCGGCAATCCCACGCCTAACTGGACGTATGGCGTGACCCTTAATGCCGCGTACAAAAATTTCGATCTCGTGATCTTTGGTCAGGGTGCGGCAGGCAACCAGATATTCCAGGGGCTGCGCAGGCTCGATATCCTGACTGCCAACTGGCAGAACAAATCCCTGAACCGCTGGCATGGCGAAGGCACATCGAACACCCATCCCCGCATGACTTTCGACGATCCGAACGATAACTATTCGCGCGGCTCGCAGTTCTATCTCGAAGACGGCGATTATTTCCGTTTCAAGATCGTTCAGCTCGGTTATACGCTGCCCACGAACCTGGTAAAGAAAGCCGGTTTCGAAAGGGTGCGCGTGCATGTGATGGGTGAAAACCTGCTCACTTTCACGAAATACACCGGCTACGATCCCGAAATCGGCGGCGGCATCCTGAGTATCGACCGCGGTATTTATCCGCAGGCGCGCACATTTATGTTCGGCCTGAATTTTACCTATTAATCGCAAAAAGAAAGACTGACACATGAAAGCGAAATATTTTTCCATCATATGCGCGCTCACGGCCGGATTAACCCTGGCTTCCTGCGCCGACAGCTGGCTGGATCCCGAAATGCGGGGTACCAACCTGGAATCCAATTTCTATAAAAACGAAGAAGAAGCATTTAAAGGACTGGTTGCCGTGTACGACGTGGTAGGCTGGCAGGGCGGGGGATACGTGACCCGCACCGGTATGGCTGATGCCGCGTCCGACGACCACCACGCCGGTGGTGGTGGCGCCAGCGACGTGAACGACCTGCAGGTGATGACCCGCTGGGAGCTGACGCCAGAAATCGGCCCGCACAACGACCTCTGGCGCAAAGGCTTCTCCGGTGTGTTCCGCGCCAACAAACTGCTCGAAAAGCTGTCCGCCGTGCCCATGAGCGACGCGAAGAAAGCGCGTTTCGTGGCCGAATGCAAATTCCTCAGGGCCTACTTCTATTTCGACCTGGTGCGCATGTTCAAAAATATCCCGCTGCTCGTCAAGCCACTCGATGTGAACGAGATGTTCGACGTAACGCAGGCCACGCCGGCCGAGGTATGGGCGCAGATCGAAAGCGACCTGAAAGAAGCCATCGCGGAAACCCAGCTGCCCGACCGGATCACGGAAGTAAACGAGAAAGCCCGCGCTACCAAAGGCGCCGCGCACGCATTGCTGGGGAAAGTGTACATCTACCAGGAGAAGTGGCCGGAAGCCGCCGCAGAACTGGCATTGGTAAATGCCACGCCCGGCCAGCAAAACCCGACGTATGGCTATGCGCTCCTCGAAAATTTTGGCGATCTCTGGAAATCCGAGCCGGAATTCAAGTTCAACAAAGAATCCATTTTCGAGATTTCGTATACCAATACGTCGCAGGGAACCTGGAACTGCGTGGCCTGTACAGAAGGCAATGTGCTCAACATCATGACGGGGCCGCGCAGCTATACGGCCACGGCCGACGATGCGCCGGATTACGTGTCGGGCTGGAGCTTTTTAACCGTGTCGAAGGAATTGTACGCCGTGATGAAGGACGATCCCCGGTTCCCACATACCATCGCCGATCTCAAGGCGCTCGTGGCGGCGGGTAAAGCGACGTATGCCCCGGGGTACGACGATACCGGTTACTTCCTGGAGAAATTCATGGGCCGCGCCTCCAACCGCGTTCCAAGCGGCATCCCCGAGCTGAACTTCCCGCAGAACCTGTACGACATGCGCCTGGCGGATACTTACCTGCTCGAAGCCGAAGCACTCGTGCGCGCGGGCCAGGGCAGCGGCGCGGGTTCGAGGGCGTACGCCTTGCTCAACGCCGTGCGCGACCGTGTGGGCCTGGGGCCGATCCCCGCCACCATCGACAATATCTTCCTCGAAAGAAGGAAAGAGCTCGCCGGCGAGGGGCACCGCTTCTTCGACCTGATCCGCACCAAACAGGCGGAAACTGTTTTGAAAACGCGCGGATTCGACGAAACGAAACACTATGTGTTCCCGATTCCCTTCAACGACCTGCAAAGCACGAAACTGGAGCAGAACAAAGAATGGGGCGGCACCAAATAATCCATCATCACAAATCCTGACCAAATGAAATTCATCCCATATATAGCGGCGGCTGCATTATGCATGACCGCCTGCACACCCGGTTCCGAAGATGCGGAACTGGGACCGCTGCCACAGGTGTCGTTCACCGTTACGCCCATGCCGAACCGCCCGAACAAGATCATCGTGGAAAATACCACACCGGGCACTTTCAGGTGGTTCTGGTACAACGGCGTAAGCACGGCGCACGTGGGCGACCGCCCGAAAGACACGCTTACCTTCGCAGAAAAAGGTGAATATGTGATCTCGCTGAGGGCTTTCGGAAGAGGCGGTTCTGCAACGGCTTCGCAGAAAGTAGCCGTGGAAGGCATTCCCAATATCCTCAAGGGCGGCGATATGGAAGCCGGCGCCAATGCGCACTGGACGCTGCTGAATACCGGTGGCACGCAAACTTCCATCCAGTTCGTGAACGGCAAACTCGTGTTCTCCAACACAGGGAATTCCAACGGCGCGATTTACCAGGCGCTGACGGTCAAAAAAGGCATAGATTACATCTTCTCCGGTAAAGTGACCGGCAACGGCGCCACCAACTCCTGGTTCGAAATCATCATCGGCACCGCGGCGCCGGTCCAGGGAAGCGATTACAGCGGCAATAAGTTCCTGTCGCTCAATACCTGGAGCAACTGCGGCAAAGCTCCGTTCAACGGAGACATCAACGATATCGGATGCGATGGCTCCGGCACGGGCAAGGGCGGCGTTATCCGGTTTGATGCGGACGGCACCATCTACATCGTGATCAAAGCCGGCAGCAGCGGCGGTACCCTCGGTACCGGCGGCATCCAGCTCGATGACGTGCGTTTCCTCGAAGAAATCATATAACCCGGCGGGGCCGGTCATTCCGGCCCCCTCTTTTTTAAACCTGATATGAAAACGATCCACTTTCTGCCGGTGCTGCTGATCGGCCTGCACATGCTGGCCTGCGGCGGCAAAAACAACGATCCTGCGCCGCCGCCTTACATCCCGCCAACGTTTGAAGACAAGCATTGGCAATTTGAAACCACGCCCGTTTGGGCCGATGAGTTCGATTACGACGGCCTGCCCGATCCCGCCCGGTGGACCTACGACCTGGGTGGCCATGGCTGGGGCAACAACGAGCTGCAATACTACACTGATAAGCTTTCCAATGCGCAGGTGGGCAATGGCCTGTTGTCAATTACCGCCAGGAAGGAAGCGCTCGAAGGGCGCGCTTACACCTCCGCGAGGCTCGTCTCCAAAGGGCGCGGCGATTTCCTGTACGGGCGTTTCGAGATCAAAGCGAAGCTGCCCGGTGGAAAGGGCACCTGGCCCGCCATCTGGATGCTGCCGACAGACTGGGCCTACGGCGGCTGGCCGAAATCCGGTGAAATCGACATCATGGAGCACGTAGGCTATGATCCCAACCGCGTGCACATGAGCGTCCACACCGAAGCTTACAATCACAGCATCAACACCCAGAAAACCGCGCATAAAATCGTGGACAAGGCGATCGGGGAATTCCATGTGTACCGCGTGGACTGGACGCCATACGCCATCCGCGGTTACATCGACGGTAACTTGCTGTTCACCTTCATCAACGAAAACAAAGGCGCGGCCGCATGGCCTTTCGACAAGAAATTCCATTTCCTCCTCAATGTCGCCGTGGGCGGCAACTGGGGCGGGCAACAGGGGATAGACGACAGCGTTTTTCCCGCCACCATGGAAGTCGATTATGTACGCGCTTATAAAATGATTGATAAATGAATGTTTCCATGAAAACCTTCCTGCTGGGGTTGCTTTGCTGCGTCTTCAGCTGCAAAGGCAGCGACGGGCCCGGCCCCGGTCCGGTGGACCCTCCGGGGCCGCAGGGGCCGTCGGACGTGGCGTTTTGGCTCACGAAAGGCGATAGATCCGTGCTTTTCGCCAAACAAAACGTGATCCTCAATTTCAGCAGCCAGCTCAACGCATCGCCGAATATCACGGTTGATGAATCGCAGGCTTACCAGGAGATAGACGGCTTCGGCTATACGCTCACAGGCGGCAGCGCCACACTCATCAACGGATTGCCCGAAGCGAGGAAGACCGCGTTGCTGGAGGATTTGTTCCGGTGGGACAGTACGCATATCGGCGTCAGCTACCTCCGGATCAGCATCGGCGCGTCCGATCTCAGCGCGTCTACTTTCAGTTATAACGACATGCCCGCCGGGCAAACGGATCCCACGCTCGCGAACTTTTCCATCCAGGTAGAGAAAACAGATCTGATCCCGGTACTGCAACGTATTTTGGCCATCAACCCCCATATCAAAATCCTCGGTTCGCCGTGGTCGCCGCCGGAGTGGATGAAAACGAACGGGAATTTCAAAGGCGGAAAACTGAAGCCGGAATATTACGCGGCCTATGCGCAATATTTCGTGAAGTATGTGAAAGCGATGCAGGCAGAAGGGATTCCCATCGACGCGATCACGCCGCAAAACGAACCGCTGCATCCGGGCAACAATCCCAGCCTGGATATGCAGGCGGCGGAGCAGGCAGATTTCATCGGCAATCATCTCGGCCCCGCTTTCCGCGCAGCGGGCATCACTACAAAAATCATCTGTTACGACCACAACGCCGACCGGCCGGATTACCCGCTCACCGTGCTCGGCGACGCCAAAGCCGCGCAATTCACCGACGGCTCAGCGTTTCACTTGTACGGCGGTTCCATTTCCGCGCTCACGCAGGTACACAATGCCTTCCCCGACAAGCACGTGTATTTCACGGAACAGTGGGTGGGCGGCCCCGGCAACTTCGCGGGTGATCTGAAATGGCATGTTTCGAACCTCATCATCGGCGCGCCCCGCAACTGGAGCCGCAATGTGCTGGAGTGGAACCTCGCCGCCACGGCGGATTACAAACCCCACACCCCGGGCGGCTGCACTACCTGCCTCGGTGCGCTGACTATCGGAAGCGATTACACGAAAAATGTGGCATACTACATCATCGCCCATGCTTCCAAATTCGTGCGCCCCGGTTCGGTACGCATCGCTTCGAACCTGCCGGGCTCGCTGGAAAACGTCGCCTTCCGCACACCCGACGGTAAGAAGGTGCTCATCGTGCTGAACAGTGGCGCCAACGCGCAGCCGTTCAACATCCAGTACAAGGGAAAGCAGGCCGCCACGGAACTGGCGCCCGGCGCGGTAGGCACATACGTGTGGTAGCAGCTGAAAAACAGCGTGTTTAGTAGGTTCAATAAATGGTAACGAAAGCCGGGACGCAGTTTGCGCCCGGTTTCTTTTTTAGAGGTTCAGCCAGTACACCAGTTTCAGCACCAGCGCGCGGTTCTTCACGTAAAACGGTTCCGGCAGGTAGTTGTCGGTATACACGATGAAGAGGTCCGAAGCCGGGCGGTAGCGCCATTGCAGGCGGGTGTTGAGGTTCATGTTCTTCATCTGCTCGTTGTACTGCACGAACCCGGTGAAATAGAGCGTGTTGGTCATGGTAACATCAAGCCGCGGGCCTACGAGCCAGAAACCGTTGTTGCCCCAGGGCTTCGGCAGGTTCAGTTGGTTGTAGTTCGCGCTCATGGCGATGCTCACGTACGGCTGGAACCGGTATCCCAGCTCCCCGGTGGCCGTGAAGCGCCGCCCGCCGGCATAATAACCACCGTAGCGGGCGCTGAGGGCGTAGGTGAGGAGGCTCTGCGGCTTGGACACGTAATCGGCCCCCACGGTGTTCCAGCTATGTTTGGAAAAGGCCTGCAGGCTGTCTTTCCCGAGGTTCAGCGGATCGAAGGGTTGCAGCAGCTGGATGTATGTGGTGCTGGCCCAGATGTTGAGCGTATTGCGCGCGCGCCAGACGAGGCCGTAGTTCAGCATGAGTTCATTGTCCGTCCGTTCCATTTTTTCGGTGAAGAAATTGGTGGACGTCAGCTGCGGCCCATGGCTGAGCAATGCGCCGGTTTTCGGGAAAAAGAGGCGGGTGGCGGTGGGCGCGAATTTGATGTAACCCGTCCTGGGAACATATCCGACTTCCGCTTTGTAATTCTTTCCAACATATTCATGCTGCCAGCCAATGCTCCAAACTTTGCTGGTGTATTGCAGGTTGGCGGCATGCGCCCAGTCTTTGCTGCGCAGGCCGGGCGAGAAGGATTTGAGGGCGAGGGCCTTGCCGGTCCAGAAGTTATTGGCCGAAGCCAGGTTATATTCCAGCCCGAAGTTGCGGTTGTAGCGGGAATAGACAGGGTCTCCCGGCTCCGCTTTCCCCGGATCGTAGTTGATGGATTCCTTGTTGATGAGCAGCATCCCGATGTTGGACCGCGAAAACACGCGGCGCTGCAGTGCTGCCACGGTGAAGTTCTGCGCGGGCAGCGATGTAGCCGATTGTTTCCCCGTTTGCATATTCATCACCCCCAGCCGCCAATTGCGGTTGAGCTTGCCGGAAAGGCGCGCGCCGAAATGGATGGGCGTTCCCAGCCCGATGCGCCGCGAAAAGAAGGGCCGGAGCGTGCTGTACCCGAAATTGGTGAACTGATCGCCGTTTTCGAGGAAAAACTGCCGCCGCTCGGGGAAGAACAGCTCGAAGCGGTCGAGGTTGGTCACCTGCTTGTCTACATCCACCTGCGAGAAATCCGGGTTGACGGTCAGGTCGAGGTTGAGGGAAGAAGTGATGCCGATCTTGGCGTCCAACCCGGCGTCGCGGCGCCATTTGGTGGGGTTGTCGGAGATGTAGTCTTTATTGAGGCCGCCCAGCATATAGGGGATGAGCGAGATATTGGGCCCGGCGTTGGGGGGGATGGTATCCCAGTCGAGCACGCCGGTATAGGCGAGCGAGGCGGACGGGAATTGCCTGGGCACCGGGGCCCAGCTGCTTTTTTCGGTGGTTTTCAGGTCGTTTCGCCCGAAATTGATTCCCCAGCGCGTGATCCCCTTCTTGTAACGGATGGTCTTGAAGGGAATGGAGGCTTCAAACACCCATTTGTCCGGGTAATTCTTCACTAAGGACGTCCATTTGTTTTCCCAGCTGAGGTCCACCTTCCCGCCGTCGTACATCAATCCGTCCCACTGCGCTCCCGCGGCGTTGGAGCCGAAGGCGAAGCCGTTGGTCTGATCGTCGAAGGGGTCGAGGAACATCAGGAAGTTATCGTTTTTGAGAAAGGCGAAATCGCGGCGGAGGCTTTCTACCATGTAAGGCCCCGGCGCGCCGTTGTAATTGATGACGAGCAGGTAGATCTGGTCATTGTCGTACGTCATCTTCACGTCGGTGCGGACGTTGGCGTAACTCGTATCCATCGGCAGGATCATGTAGAAGTTGGACACGGAATCCGCGTCGCGCCAGGCGGGCTCGTCGGCCACGCCGTCGATTTTGATGGCGGAAGTTGCCTTGCGCATCTGCAGGCGGTATTGTTCGTTTTTCTTCTGTGCCGCCGCCTGGAGCGTGAATATGCAGCCGAATAAACATGGAATGAGTCGTCGCAAAGTAAAGTCGTGTTTCCGGGTTAGGGGGGCTAAAGTACACAAATGCGGTGGGGTTGTATCTCCATTCATGTAAAAAACAAAAGACCGGCAAAAAGCCGGCCTTTTAATCCTCTACTGAAACACTCACACGATTCACTCGTTCACACTTACTTGCTAATGATTCTTTGATTAAATCGTTTCGTTATATATCGTCTTTAGTTTGTACATTTTTGAAAAATCGTCGTACCTCGCCAGTTCGTCGTTGCTGCGGAATTGCAAGTCGATCAGCTGGTGGAATTTCCCGTTTTCGGGGAATGCCTTTTTGAGGTTGGCGATGGTCAGTTCCATTACTTCGCTGCCGGGTTCGGTGCTGAAGTAGAACTTCGTTTCTTTCACGCGGCCTTTGCCTTTGCTGGTTTCCACTTCACGGCTATACATATTGAACCCGTTGGCGTCCAGGATTTTGTAAGCATTGTTGCCTACAAACCTGTAATCCTGCTGGTTTTTGTCGCGATAGCCGTACAGCTGGCTTTTCTCCAGCAGCATTTGCTGGTCGCCATGCCATACTTTCACTTTACCGTGCTGGAAGGGAACGTTTGCTTTGATTTTATGATGTTCGGCGCCGTAGCTGATCTTTCCTTCCGCATAATCTGCATCGGAAAGATAGAGCCCGGTTTTACCGGACTGCGCAGCAGCGGGGAGGCTGAGCACAACACCTAACATGGCGGCAGATAAAGTCAGGAATATGCGCTTCATGGGCTTTACGTTTTGGTGTAGGGCAAATGTACCGCCGTTCCGATCCGCCGGCCATGACAAATATCATGTTGTAACGCATTTTGGAAATTTTTAACAATTCGGATATGGAAAAGGAGAAAATACTGCATCCGGAAGGTAAAAAAGCACGGATATGATAAAAAGATTTGCCCTGTTATTAATGATATCTCCGGCGCTGCCGGCCGCCGCGCAAACGCCGCAGTTTGCGCCTTCCTCCCTGAAATCCGTTACGGTGTACAGCCGCGGCGCGGAAATGACGCATACCGCCCGGCTGACGGTTTCCAAAGGCGTCAGCAAGGTGGTGGTTACGAAAGTAGCCGGGAATATCGACGAAAGCAGCATCCAGGTGAGCGCGCCCGGCGGGGTAACGGTGATGTCTGCCACTTTCGGCCGCAACTTCCTCCCCGAAATCGCCGAAAAACCGGCGTACCGCAAGCTGCAGGACAGCCTCGAATCCGTGAAGTCCTCGCTCTCCCGGCTGCGCAATACGCGCACCGCGCAGGAAGGCACCCTTGCCCTGCTGGATAAAAACCAGGCATTGGGCGGCAATGGCGCCAACGTGGCGGAGCTGACCAAACTCGCTGAATACTACACCGCCAAACAAATCGAGTTGCGCAATAGCATTTACGGCCTGGTGGAAAAGGAAGCGAAACTGGCAGCGCTCATGGAGCGGATCGAAAGCCAGCTTGCGGAACTGAACGAAAACCCGGAAGCAGCAGGCGGACAGATCGCCCTGCAGGTAATGGCCGGCGCGGACGTGAACGGCCCGATGGAGATCCGCTACGTAGCGCGTGATGCCTCCTGGAGCACGCACTACGACCTGAAGCTCGAAAACATCAGCAAACCCCTGAAACTCGTCTATAAAGCCAATGTACGCCAGCATACGGGCCTCGACTGGAAAAATGTGAAGCTCACGCTCAATACGGGCAATCCTTCCAGCGCCGGCGTGGTGCCGGAACTGGCCACCTGGTTCCTCAACCCGGTGGTGCGCCTTCGCGGTACCGCGGACGCATTGGCAGGCAGAGCCCTGGGGTTACAGGAAGTAGTGGTAACGGGTTACGGCAGTGAAGGCTCGGCTAACATGAACAAGAAAGCGAAAATGGCGCCGCCGCCCCGCCGGTGATGGCCGCCGTTCCCACCGCGATCGTGCAGCACCAGACCAGCGCCAGCTTTGATATCGACATTCCTTACGACATCGCCGGGAACAGCGAAAACCATTCGGTGGTGCTGAAGGAAATGGATATGCCCGCCGGATATACCTACTACGCCGTTCCGAAACTCGACCAGGACGCCTTTCTTATTGCCAATGTGCAAGATTTCGCGGCATACAACCTGCTTCCCGGCGAAGCCAATATCATGATCGGCAACCGCTACGCCGGGAAAACCTGGATCAACCCGCAGGCCACGGAAGACACGCTGAAAGTAAGCCTCGGCCGCGACCGCCAGGTGGTGGTCCGCCGGGAACTGATGGCGCAGATGAGCGGTACCAAAATGATCGGCAGCTCGGTACGTAAAGCTTACACTTACGAAATCCGCGTGCGCAACGGCAAACAGGAGGCGGTAAAACTGCAGCTGAAAGACCAATATCCCGTATCTACCGATAAAAACGTGGAAGTAGAGCTCACCGAAGCCTCAGGCGCCGCATCCAACGCGGAAACCGGCGAGCTCACCTGGGAGCTGGAACTGAAACCGGGAGAAACCAGGACGCTGCGCCTCGGCTACACCGTCAAACATCCGAAAGGAATACAATACCAGGGTTTATAAGAATGCGCTGGAAATGGCGGATGCGCGGGCACATGTCCGCGCATTTTTTTTACTTTTACATCAACATGAGACAGAACGGTAACCCCATTGTTTAAAAAACTAAAACGTAGCTGAACTATTATGAAATTAGACATTAGACCAGAGACAGCCGCCGAAATCCCTGCCATTTATGAATTACATGAGCTGGCATTCGGCCAGGACAACGAAAGCCGGCTTATCAACAAGCTGCGCGATTCGGAACATTTCATTCCCGAACTGTCGGTGGTGGCCTACGCCGGCGAAT
Above is a genomic segment from Chitinophaga pollutisoli containing:
- a CDS encoding TonB-dependent receptor — its product is MKLTTLLLLVACLQISAKGLSQQVTLKERNAPLKKVLKEISRQSGLSIVYDESLLAGTSRVTIDIREVPVKQALNLLLLNQPVGFTMEGQKIVIRPMVMPVTAADTTFPVSGVVTDDKGAPLPGVTVRILHTSIGTTSNGEGRYSLQAPGKSAQLVFSILGYTSRTLGTSGGTLDVQLSLSETSLTETVVVGYGTQKKAVVTGAISSVRAKDLENMPINRVEQALQGRTSGVIIASNSGQPGSAATVRIRGLTTFNNNNPLWVVDGVVVDNGGIGFLNQNDIESIQVLKDAASQAIYGARAAAGVILITTKKGRAGKLQIGYNGYYGVSQPARKLKLMDARAYATMINEANVNDGDQPVYSDPAALGKGTDWQSTIFNNSAVRQNHELSISGGSEKSTFYTSFGFLNQEGIVASDISNYKRFNARINSTYKITPWLTFGENIGYSYDKSVGLGNTNSEFGGPLSSAINLDPITPVVETDPAKANASPYDKPTVRRNALGQPYGISQIVTQEMTNPLAYISTRLGNYNWSHNIVGNVYLEAEPVKGLKARSSVGSKLAFYGHEAFTPKFLLNSSTEQTIAIFNRGINNIFFWNIENTLSYTRELNLHTATVLVGQGAYKEGGARSTEIFFDDVPALTFDEASFNYKVAKEKRRAEGGEGIDHLVSSLFARVNYNYDEKYLVEGIIRRDGSSRFGANKKYGVFPSFSLGWVPSRENFWPQNNVVDLLKIRGGYGVVGSDAIDDFAYLPTIGSGRDYTIGGTIAEGSSPNAPANPDLKWEETHQTNIGFEAYLFKRLNVQFDWFKKNTKDILMSRRLPWYVGSVSDPAANIGGMENAGVELELSYNQEFGDFNFNLGGNVSYMKNKVTYLGENRQFLYLGSASFQNMGNITRAEIGRPFNAFYMFEHLGIFQNQAEIDAYVNKNGGKIQPNAKPGDFKWKDINGDGQINDDDRDYIGNPTPNWTYGVTLNAAYKNFDLVIFGQGAAGNQIFQGLRRLDILTANWQNKSLNRWHGEGTSNTHPRMTFDDPNDNYSRGSQFYLEDGDYFRFKIVQLGYTLPTNLVKKAGFERVRVHVMGENLLTFTKYTGYDPEIGGGILSIDRGIYPQARTFMFGLNFTY
- a CDS encoding RagB/SusD family nutrient uptake outer membrane protein, whose amino-acid sequence is MKAKYFSIICALTAGLTLASCADSWLDPEMRGTNLESNFYKNEEEAFKGLVAVYDVVGWQGGGYVTRTGMADAASDDHHAGGGGASDVNDLQVMTRWELTPEIGPHNDLWRKGFSGVFRANKLLEKLSAVPMSDAKKARFVAECKFLRAYFYFDLVRMFKNIPLLVKPLDVNEMFDVTQATPAEVWAQIESDLKEAIAETQLPDRITEVNEKARATKGAAHALLGKVYIYQEKWPEAAAELALVNATPGQQNPTYGYALLENFGDLWKSEPEFKFNKESIFEISYTNTSQGTWNCVACTEGNVLNIMTGPRSYTATADDAPDYVSGWSFLTVSKELYAVMKDDPRFPHTIADLKALVAAGKATYAPGYDDTGYFLEKFMGRASNRVPSGIPELNFPQNLYDMRLADTYLLEAEALVRAGQGSGAGSRAYALLNAVRDRVGLGPIPATIDNIFLERRKELAGEGHRFFDLIRTKQAETVLKTRGFDETKHYVFPIPFNDLQSTKLEQNKEWGGTK
- a CDS encoding glycoside hydrolase family 16 protein; the encoded protein is MKTIHFLPVLLIGLHMLACGGKNNDPAPPPYIPPTFEDKHWQFETTPVWADEFDYDGLPDPARWTYDLGGHGWGNNELQYYTDKLSNAQVGNGLLSITARKEALEGRAYTSARLVSKGRGDFLYGRFEIKAKLPGGKGTWPAIWMLPTDWAYGGWPKSGEIDIMEHVGYDPNRVHMSVHTEAYNHSINTQKTAHKIVDKAIGEFHVYRVDWTPYAIRGYIDGNLLFTFINENKGAAAWPFDKKFHFLLNVAVGGNWGGQQGIDDSVFPATMEVDYVRAYKMIDK
- a CDS encoding glycoside hydrolase family 30 beta sandwich domain-containing protein, whose translation is MKTFLLGLLCCVFSCKGSDGPGPGPVDPPGPQGPSDVAFWLTKGDRSVLFAKQNVILNFSSQLNASPNITVDESQAYQEIDGFGYTLTGGSATLINGLPEARKTALLEDLFRWDSTHIGVSYLRISIGASDLSASTFSYNDMPAGQTDPTLANFSIQVEKTDLIPVLQRILAINPHIKILGSPWSPPEWMKTNGNFKGGKLKPEYYAAYAQYFVKYVKAMQAEGIPIDAITPQNEPLHPGNNPSLDMQAAEQADFIGNHLGPAFRAAGITTKIICYDHNADRPDYPLTVLGDAKAAQFTDGSAFHLYGGSISALTQVHNAFPDKHVYFTEQWVGGPGNFAGDLKWHVSNLIIGAPRNWSRNVLEWNLAATADYKPHTPGGCTTCLGALTIGSDYTKNVAYYIIAHASKFVRPGSVRIASNLPGSLENVAFRTPDGKKVLIVLNSGANAQPFNIQYKGKQAATELAPGAVGTYVW
- a CDS encoding DUF5916 domain-containing protein, translated to MRRLIPCLFGCIFTLQAAAQKKNEQYRLQMRKATSAIKIDGVADEPAWRDADSVSNFYMILPMDTSYANVRTDVKMTYDNDQIYLLVINYNGAPGPYMVESLRRDFAFLKNDNFLMFLDPFDDQTNGFAFGSNAAGAQWDGLMYDGGKVDLSWENKWTSLVKNYPDKWVFEASIPFKTIRYKKGITRWGINFGRNDLKTTEKSSWAPVPRQFPSASLAYTGVLDWDTIPPNAGPNISLIPYMLGGLNKDYISDNPTKWRRDAGLDAKIGITSSLNLDLTVNPDFSQVDVDKQVTNLDRFELFFPERRQFFLENGDQFTNFGYSTLRPFFSRRIGLGTPIHFGARLSGKLNRNWRLGVMNMQTGKQSATSLPAQNFTVAALQRRVFSRSNIGMLLINKESINYDPGKAEPGDPVYSRYNRNFGLEYNLASANNFWTGKALALKSFSPGLRSKDWAHAANLQYTSKVWSIGWQHEYVGKNYKAEVGYVPRTGYIKFAPTATRLFFPKTGALLSHGPQLTSTNFFTEKMERTDNELMLNYGLVWRARNTLNIWASTTYIQLLQPFDPLNLGKDSLQAFSKHSWNTVGADYVSKPQSLLTYALSARYGGYYAGGRRFTATGELGYRFQPYVSIAMSANYNQLNLPKPWGNNGFWLVGPRLDVTMTNTLYFTGFVQYNEQMKNMNLNTRLQWRYRPASDLFIVYTDNYLPEPFYVKNRALVLKLVYWLNL